agtatggtatattttcctcggcgctctgaatttgaatactactattttagaacgggagctgagaccaccatcttcaagtccgcattttactcctgcagaccctgaattcttcttcccagtctcctccaccacctaGGAATCAAGCTTCTACCgtaaatgatttagcatattctatgaatttcgacgaaacaccatgacggttaaacaaattttgcactgtattttctgaaaaaaaattaatcgcgattactttgataattattcgatgtattcataccttgatttttcattattcgatataaaattactgatacagatattcgattatttgaattaatcgaacgattaaccgacatcTCTAGCTGCAAAACGCGGGTGAAATATCTCCATCACCAACCGACACCGagagtcgatttattctcttgagctgGAACATATAATACGATAGAGTATATTACCAAACCTAACTataaccgtaaaagacttacctttcaacttttcaatgctcttattgccaccaaaacaattccacacacaaagaacaaaaaaaatattgcaaaatattgcagattgttaacatacaaaatccaagatggctgaaaggcctttttcataagttgcggtaccgtattgtatctatcgtggtTATACCCACGATaaatacaatacggtagcgcgacttatgagaaaggcctttcagccatcttggattttgtatgttaacaatctgcaatattttgcaatatttttttttttttgcttcttgtgtatggaattgttttggtggcaataagagcattgaaaagttgaaaggtaagtctttcACGGTTATggttaggtttgtaatatactctatcttattatatgtttcagctcaagagaataaatcgactctcggtgtcggtcggtgatggagatatttttcccgcgttttgcaattagagacgtcggttgATTGTtgatcgaatatctgaaattttaatcgagtaattttgtattaaataatgaaaaatctaaatatgaatacatcgaataataattaaagtaatcgctattaataaaaaagagaatatttttttcaaaaaatacagtgctaaatttgtttaaccgtcggtatttcgtcgaaattcatcgaatatgctaaaccatttacggttgaagcataaaaatgggaagaattcagggtctgcaggagtaacaTGCGGACTTGAAGAAGGAGGTCTCaactcccgttctaaaatagtagtattcaaacttcgggtgccaaggaaaatataccatactagtggtcaatggttctataaatatacttcattagaactagtagttatagggaaaaagcagaaaaatacacacaaatcagctatttcaacaacattcgaagaataggtaattttgaacagtaaacattttatgttggtacaataaaaatattatggatcattttcatggtgtgctcttttttcaatcgtccttcaaaaatcatgaaatggcaaatttattaatatactgaaataccatttcattcaagacCCATTATTCTgtaccatgtttatttcaaaattctatttaatgtaacttaaaattatgacatcattttttttattataaatgactgttcgttttgattacaagaaataaacattcgctcgattaatcgaatactgaaagacatttaaaaatttaaatttaaaaatgaccccacgattaatcgaataaacgaaaaatttagacatctctatttgcagtcaaatcccttcccACAATCCTCTGTATagttataccgtttcccctcgcgcacttattgacgacccagtcacacctttattccacacatcttgggTATAaccagccgggtgacgtctttagagaacccccattgaactgacaggagccaacatatcgggtatcccactgacattttccctttgttttcttatgaattgggtatcccactgacagttctgcttaagattttgctaacgatcctagcatcaatcatagcacccggctgggtataacccatccatagtttttgtctgggctttgtgtctcggcttttgttttgatttggttgtacagtaatttacatctacatcgacattaagctaattgaacagatctgtgatgcaacacgttgaattagacatttttacctctagttggacatttttgtaaacattgagttcgaggcccaaattatggccccacattgaaagtcgccaccagtcgcaaatgtccaattactggtcaaaaccgactccaatgcgacactgagtggtgcctcagcgtATCGCTTTAttagtaacttactgtactttttatgccaacatatctcttagctccaaatttcggagtgaaaatcattcgcgactagttgaaagaattattctatttattattattgttgcataagggtcggactacggggtttaagcatttgaataattaaattcaatgattctcattgaatttttcaaaatttaaggctgatttagacgatgccagtcagcgctctagttgaagtatccagtgaatagagaacaggcactctgttcaagttagaggccaattacttgttcgatactggtacaagtaacttgaacagagtgtctgttctctgttcactggatacttcaactagagcgctgactggcatcgtctaaatcagcctttagaactgattctaggcatgctgatttgaaagagggcattgcaatttaaaattgttgtaggttgcgacaccatgaataaaattaaataaatcattttggcatctgacgtgacggtgctggtggaagcattgactgcatgtgtgaattggtggagacgttgacggaacgtagacgttcttctccgtaacgtgctatgtgaatcgcacattagtgTCATACCATCTGTTGGAAATACTAGCTTCTGTGTATCTGCAGCTATTTGGGTTCCTTGAACGTTTTGAAACAATGTGGACAGAACTGATGCCGTTCAACTCGAATGAATGGAATGGAATTTCCTGAATGTGTCATTGTACTCAAATAGTCTATATCAACAACTATGATTTCTAATGTGCCTTCGGCACGATGAAGAACTATTGAACGTTTTGGGACACCGTGAACAAGAATAGGGACGGTCACCTGCAAATGAATGATTCTGCTGAATGGTTCATCATAGGAATATATttttaccaacccgtatgagtttTAATATGCGCTTGGAGCGCTGAGGAACTCATAAACGCTTTTGGACACTGTGAacaagaatagggacgttcacctgcaaagaAATGACTACTGAATGGTTTATATATGATAGTTTAGATATGGtttaccaacccgtatgagttcgaataTGTGTTTTCAGATTTGAAGATTGTTTAAAAGTCCttggacaatgtggacaagaatagggacgttcaTCTGCAAAGGAATGACTCTGCTGAATGATAGTTCATTATTGTAAAACATTCTCTACCAACCATTATGAGTTTTAATGTGCGCCTGAAGCGTAAAACGGGTTTTAAACGCATTTGGACAGTGTGGacaagaatagggacgttcaTCTGCAAATGAATGATTTTGCTGGAAGGATCATTGTTGTAAAACATGATACACCAACCCCTATGAGTTCTAATGTGCTTTCGGAGCGATGAATAGTTCATAAAAGCTTTCGGGCACTGCGGACAAGAAGCGAGACGTTCACCTGCAACGAAATAACTCTACTGAATGACTCATTGTAGTAAGACATGTTCTACCAACCGGTATGAGCTCGAATGTGTTGATTGAGATTTGAAGTTTGATTAAAAGTCTTCGGGCAATGTGGACAGGAATAGGGACGTTCATCTGCAAAGGAATGACACTGCTGGATGGTACACTGTAGTAAAAAGttttaccaacccgtatgagttcgtTTGTGCTCTAGGAGGGACGAAGAACTTATATACGCTTTTGAACACTGCGAACAAGAAAAGAgacgttcacctgcaaagaAATAATTCTACTGAATGATTTATTGTAATAAGATATGttttaccaacccgtatgagttcgaatgtgtTGTTTGAGATTTGAAGCTTTCTTAAAAGCCATCGGACAGTGTGGacaagaatagggacgttcacctgcaaatGAATGGTTCTGTTGAATAGTACATTGTAGCAAAATCTttttaccaacccgtatgaaTTCTAATGTGCTCTTGGAGCGCtgacgaatttttaaacgctttTGGACACTGCGAACAATGAAAAGGACGTTCACCTGCATAGAAATAAATCTACTAAAAGGTATATTGTAATAAGGCATGTTTTACAAACCCGTATGAGTCCGAATGTGTTTTTTGAGATTTGAAGCTTTATTAAAAGCTTTCAGACATTGTGGACAAGAATAGGTACGTTCACCTGTAGAGGATTAAGTCTGGAAGGATGGTtcattattgcaaaatattatctACCAACCattatgaattttaatgtgcGCTTGAAGCGTGAAACGGGTTTTAAACGCATCCGGACAGGGAAGTTCATctgcaaaaaaataattctgctaaattgtttattgaatagatttcatgaaatttgTGTTCAAATTTTGagcaaaataatttttcatattgtaaaggtttctttttaaaataaattatcaGCATAACATTCTCACCCGTGTGTAACCGTATGTGGTCTTTCATCCGTCCTTTGACGGCGAAGTCTTCATTTTGTTCCTTGGTTTGCGTTCCGACTTCCTGTTCAATTGGATCAGTATTAAAAATGTTACCATTATCCAAGAGCTTGTGGTCATCAATCATTAACTCTGGCTCCATCTTAATGGTAGTCGGTTCGACGCTGGGCACAATTAGGAAGCAGCTGTCGGGAATGTTGTGGACGGCTTTGAGCTCTTGGTGACATTTGTCGCACGTTGGATAACTGCTTAACTGAGTAGTGAAACTACTAAATTTCTGTAGGATGGTTTTTAACATCTGCTCTTGATGGTGAGTAGGGACAAGCGCGTGGCGAAATTCCTCGTTGCACGTGTTAGAGCAAAAGCTACATTGGTCACTGTTCAAATGGAATATGATGGAATATCGGTGTTATTCACGATAATTAAATAAAACGGCTGGAAGGATGCGGTttccttgttatttttttccaataaacTTACAGATTGTAGCTAACAAACGCCATCTCACTTTCCCAGCGATATTTTATTTATCCGAAAGAATTCAAAGTTCAAAACAATTCAATTAAAAACAAGAAATGCCAAAACTTTCTTTATATTTCAGGAGTAAACAAAACCCTGAAACACAAAACCTAAACAAAATAGAGCAAAACAAATTATCTGCGATCAACGTACTTAGCCAGTACTAGGTATGCTATTCGGCATATAGAAGGTACGGTGTCGCTGTCTTTCAGGTTTTCTGGATTATGCAACAGGGCATAATCGAAATTTCACTAATAGTATTAgtgtttattgaaattgaatgaCTAGGCAGATTGGCAGTGAGACAAAGTCGTAGTTCTATAACGGTTAACAATTAAAGTTTATTTGAAATACGTCTGTAAAACTTGAGAGCTAGTTTGGGAATACCATAAAAATTTTCTCCACGAGCGCTTGACAGCTTCTCAAGGCCTACTTCGCAAGGCCTACTTCTTCACCCCCTCTCGATTGTGAAGTCCTATAATCCGCCGGAGATCCTCGAATCTTCCAACGTCCAACACCTTGGTAAAAATGTCCGCCAACTGATGTTCAGTCCGAACATGTTCTACTCGTATGCGTCCTGCTGCAATGTGATCCCGAATGAAATGGTGTTTGATATCGATGTGCTTTGCTCGTTTGCACTCCAGGTTCTGAGCCATCCCAATGCAGACACGGTTGTCTTCGTATATAGGTATCGGTTTCGTAATCTTCACACCAAGGTCGCCCAAGAGTCCAGTCAACCAAATTGCTTCTGTCACACCAGCACTCAACGCAACGTATTCGGCTTCGCTGGAGGAGGTAGCCACGGTTGTTTGCTTCTTGCTTGACCATGAGACCGTGTTGCCATAAACTTGGAATAAGAATCGGCTTACCGATTTCCTATCCACAGTATCCGTCGCCCAGTCCGAGTCAATGAATCCAACTAATGGCTCCACGTCCTTGCCACGAGAGAACTCCAGAAACATGTCCTTCGTACCTTTCATGTAACGTACCACTCGTTTTTGGGCTGTCCAGTGTAGTTGTTCCGGTTCTTGCTGAAATTGTCCAAGGTATCCAACTGGGAAACAAATGTCCGGCCGAGTGGACGTCATAACGTACATTAAGCTGCCTAGAACTTCTCGGTACGGTTCATCAACGGTTCCAGTATTACTGCAAGTCAGCTGTAATCCTTTCTCCATGGGTGTTCTTGTTGGGTTGCAATCATTCATACCAAATTAATTCAGCACTTTTTCAATGCTAGCTCCTTGCGAAATCTGCACCTTTCCTGGTATCCGATCGTACGCAATTTTCATGCCAAGGAAGTGTTGCATCTCACCACAATCCGTCATTTTGAAGAACTGAGACAACttctttttcacttcttcaacaGTCTTGATCCTTAATCCCATGATCAGCAGGTCATCGACGTATATAACTAGGTAGACATCATCGTTCCCCCTCTCGTCGATCCGGGTGTATAAGCAATAATCATGCTGTGATCAAGCTTCAACAATACttcattgagtttttcattccaGCACTTTGGAGCCTGCTTGAGACCATATAATGACTTCTGCAGCTGGCAAACTATATCAGGTTCCGCTTTATCACCATCGGGTATGGCCatgaaaattttctcttgaagctCACCATGCAAGAAAGCCGTCTTCACATCCATCTGGTGTATGAACAGTCCTCTCTGCAACACAACAGCTAAGGCTACTCGAATCGTCGTCAGCTTAGCTACTGGTGCATAGGTTTCGTGATAATCGAGGCCAGGTTTCTAGAGAAACCCTTTCACGACCAACCTAGCCTTATGTCTCACAGTATTTCCATCAGCATCTTCTTTAACGCAGAATACCCACTTCGGTTGTAATGGCTTCACTTCTGCTGGACGTTTCACCAGGCGCCACACGTGGTTGCTTTCCATGGATTTCAGCTCATCACGGACAGCCCCAGCCATTGGTCCTGAACATCACGCCCTTCGATCTCCGCGTAGGATGATGGTGGATCTGTAGAATTAAAATTTCCAGCAGCAGAGGTTGCTCTAAATCCAGTTAGAAAGTCAAGCAACTTACCTGGGAGCCTGCGCTCCCGTTCGCTATGCCTCGTGGTTGACTCCGGACAGTCGTCACTTCTTTGTTGCGAAGGGAGCGCCCCAGGGTTTACTTTTACTTCTCCTTCTTCCAATTCCTCGAACTCGTCTTCTTCATCAATCCCGGAATCAGGAACTGCATCTAGCTTTTGAACAGAGTTCTTCAAAACGTCCCCCTCTGGTTCGTACAATGTGGGGATCACCAAGGGAACCTCAGATGCTTCATCGAATTGGTCTGCCTACGGGAAGCATTCCTCATTGAACTTCACGTCTCTTGTAATCACTATTTTTCTTGTTGCTCTGTCCCATAGCCGATATCCATTCGGAGCGTAGCCAACCATTATCGTCTCGCGGCTTTTGGGATCCAACTTCTTCCTCTGTTGGTTTGGGATCCACGCCATGGCCTTGCACCCCAAAATTCTGATCTTGTTAAGGTCCGGTTTCACAGTCATCCATCTCAGCAGGAGTTTTGTTTCCATCCAACGCCACCGTGGGACAACGGTTCAAGAGGTACGTCACCGTCAAAGCCGCTTCCGACCACATGTTCTTGGGAACTTTTGAATCAATTAACATTGATCTTACCTTTTCAACCAGGGTACGGTTGAAACGTTCAGCTACCCCGTTTTGCTGAGGAGAATAAGCTACCGTTAGTTGAACTTGAATGCCTCGTTTCTTGTAGTATTTCAGTTGTTCATTCGAAAAGAATTCACGGCCTTGATCCACGGGTAACTTGCAAATCCTTGTCTGCCACTGAGTAGTAGCCATAG
The Toxorhynchites rutilus septentrionalis strain SRP chromosome 2, ASM2978413v1, whole genome shotgun sequence genome window above contains:
- the LOC129767401 gene encoding zinc finger protein 135-like, whose protein sequence is MAFVSYNLDQCSFCSNTCNEEFRHALVPTHHQEQMLKTILQKFSSFTTQLSSYPTCDKCHQELKAVHNIPDSCFLIVPSVEPTTIKMEPELMIDDHKLLDNGNIFNTDPIEQEVGTQTKEQNEDFAVKGRMKDHIRLHTDELPCPDAFKTRFTLQAHIKIHNGERTYSCPQCLKAFNKASNLKKHIRTHTGERPFHCSQCPKAFKNSSALQEHIRIHTGERPYSCPHCPMAFKKASNLKQHIRTHTGERLFSCSQCSKAYISSSSLLEHKRTHTDERPYSCPHCPKTFNQTSNLNQHIRAHTGERLASCPQCPKAFMNYSSLRKHIRTHRDERPYSCPHCPNAFKTRFTLQAHIKTHNDERPYSCPHCPRTFKQSSNLKTHIRTHTGERPYSCSQCPKAFMSSSALQAHIKTHTGDRPYSCSRCPKTFNSSSSCRRHIRNHSC
- the LOC129766098 gene encoding uncharacterized protein LOC129766098, coding for MEKGLQLTCSNTGTVDEPYREVLGSLMYVMTSTRPDICFPVGYLGQFQQEPEQLHWTAQKRVVRYMKGTKDMFLEFSRGKDVEPLVGFIDSDWATDTVDRKSVSRFLFQVYGNTVSWSSKKQTTVATSSSEAEYVALSAGVTEAIWLTGLLGDLGVKITKPIPIYEDNRVCIGMAQNLECKRAKHIDIKHHFIRDHIAAGRIRVEHVRTEHQLADIFTKVLDVGRFEDLRRIIGLHNREGVKK